The following coding sequences are from one Verrucosispora sp. WMMD573 window:
- a CDS encoding SDR family oxidoreductase: protein MTKPLIGKVALVAGATRGAGRQIAVQLGAAGATVYATGRSSRAGRSELDRPETIEETAELVTAAGGTGIPVRVDHLVPDEVQALVARIDAEQGQLDVLVNDVWGADPLITWEKPVWEQPLDAGFRTLRLAVDTHVITSHFAMPLLIRRPGGLVVEIGDGTKAYNEENYRLSVFYDLAKTSVNRLAFSWAHELRPHGGTAVALTPGWIRSEAMLEHFGVTEDNWRDGAAKDPHFLISETPAFVGRAVAALAADPDRARWSGRSVSAGELAKVYGFTDVDGSQPDAFRYISEVVDAGRPADVTGYR, encoded by the coding sequence ATGACGAAACCGCTTATCGGAAAGGTGGCGCTGGTCGCCGGGGCCACTCGGGGCGCCGGCCGGCAGATCGCCGTGCAGCTCGGTGCCGCAGGCGCCACCGTGTACGCGACCGGCCGCAGCAGCCGCGCCGGCCGCTCCGAACTTGACCGCCCGGAAACCATCGAGGAGACCGCCGAACTGGTCACCGCCGCCGGCGGTACCGGCATCCCGGTCCGGGTCGACCACCTGGTGCCCGACGAGGTGCAGGCGCTGGTCGCGCGGATCGACGCCGAGCAGGGCCAGCTTGACGTGCTGGTGAACGACGTGTGGGGCGCCGACCCACTCATCACCTGGGAGAAGCCGGTGTGGGAGCAGCCGCTCGACGCTGGTTTCCGAACGCTGCGGCTGGCGGTCGACACCCACGTGATCACCAGCCACTTCGCAATGCCCCTGCTGATCCGCCGGCCCGGCGGACTGGTGGTGGAGATCGGCGACGGTACGAAGGCGTACAACGAGGAGAATTACCGGCTCTCGGTCTTCTACGACCTGGCCAAGACCTCGGTCAACCGGCTCGCCTTCAGCTGGGCTCACGAACTCAGGCCGCACGGCGGTACGGCGGTCGCGCTCACCCCGGGCTGGATCCGCTCGGAGGCGATGCTGGAGCACTTCGGCGTCACCGAGGACAACTGGCGCGATGGCGCGGCCAAGGACCCGCACTTCCTCATCTCGGAGACCCCGGCGTTCGTCGGCCGCGCCGTCGCCGCGCTCGCCGCCGACCCGGACCGGGCACGCTGGAGCGGTCGGTCCGTCTCCGCCGGGGAACTGGCCAAGGTGTACGGCTTCACCGACGTCGACGGCTCCCAACCGGACGCCTTCCGCTACATCAGCGAGGTGGTCGACGCCGGCAGACCCGCCGACGTCACGGGCTATCGCTGA
- a CDS encoding response regulator transcription factor: MTDPVRLLIVDDHPVVRDGLRGMFAGDPGFEVVGEAADGAEALAMAARHRPDVVLMDLRMPGMDGVTAIGRLVATDTPARVLVLTTYDTDADVLPAIEAGATGYLLKDAPRDELVRAVRAAARGESVLSPSVAGRLMGRLRTPRQPAEEPLSQRELEVLTLVARGSSNREAAARLFISEATVKTHLLHVYAKLGVNDRAAAVAVAYDRGLLTPGGR, translated from the coding sequence ATGACCGATCCGGTACGCCTGCTCATCGTCGACGATCATCCGGTGGTGCGGGACGGGCTGCGCGGCATGTTCGCCGGCGATCCCGGGTTCGAGGTGGTCGGCGAGGCGGCGGACGGTGCCGAGGCGCTGGCCATGGCCGCCCGGCACCGCCCCGACGTGGTGCTGATGGACCTGCGGATGCCGGGGATGGACGGGGTCACCGCGATCGGCCGTCTCGTCGCGACGGACACCCCGGCGAGGGTGCTGGTACTGACCACGTACGACACGGACGCGGACGTGCTCCCGGCGATCGAGGCCGGCGCCACCGGTTACCTGCTCAAGGACGCGCCCCGCGACGAACTGGTCCGGGCGGTACGGGCCGCCGCCCGAGGCGAGTCGGTGCTCTCACCAAGCGTGGCCGGCCGGCTGATGGGTCGCCTGCGGACGCCACGCCAGCCGGCCGAGGAGCCGCTGAGCCAACGCGAGTTGGAGGTGCTCACCCTGGTCGCTCGGGGATCGTCGAACCGCGAGGCCGCGGCGCGCCTGTTCATCAGCGAGGCCACTGTGAAGACCCATCTGCTGCACGTCTACGCCAAGCTCGGGGTCAACGACCGAGCCGCCGCGGTGGCGGTCGCGTACGACCGGGGGTTGCTGACCCCCGGTGGCCGGTGA
- a CDS encoding aminotransferase class IV, with protein MVASRIGVLGRGRLPADEPVLRADDLGVLRGDGLFETMHLRDGRAWLRQEHLTRLRTGAAAVELTLPADAALTDLLDEVAAGWPAEVEGALRLICTRGPEHGGPPTVYATLSEVTPTARRDRQEGVSVATLSLGVPAEARPELDWLPAGIKSTSYGASSAARRWAARAGVDDVLWISSDGYALEGPSANLVWLAGETLCTVPAGRTGILPGTTVAWLLAHAADVGCGAAERMVTPTGLREADGVWLTSSVRGLVAVHTLDGEPLPSSPLTRTLQELLGFPLP; from the coding sequence GTGGTGGCCTCACGGATCGGCGTGCTGGGTCGCGGGCGGCTGCCGGCAGATGAGCCGGTGCTGCGCGCCGACGATCTCGGCGTACTCCGCGGTGACGGGCTCTTCGAGACCATGCACCTGCGCGACGGCCGGGCCTGGCTGCGCCAGGAGCACCTGACCCGGCTGCGGACCGGCGCGGCGGCTGTGGAACTGACCCTGCCGGCGGACGCCGCCCTGACCGACCTGCTGGACGAGGTCGCCGCCGGCTGGCCGGCCGAGGTGGAAGGCGCACTGCGGCTGATCTGCACTCGCGGGCCCGAGCACGGCGGCCCGCCCACCGTTTACGCAACCCTGTCGGAGGTCACCCCCACAGCCCGGCGGGACCGGCAAGAGGGGGTGAGCGTCGCCACGCTCTCCCTCGGGGTGCCCGCCGAGGCCCGGCCGGAACTGGACTGGCTGCCGGCGGGCATCAAATCCACGTCGTACGGGGCCAGCAGCGCCGCCCGGCGCTGGGCCGCTCGGGCCGGCGTGGACGACGTGCTCTGGATCTCCTCCGACGGGTACGCCCTGGAAGGACCGTCCGCCAACCTCGTCTGGCTGGCCGGGGAGACGCTGTGCACGGTGCCCGCCGGTCGCACCGGCATCCTGCCCGGCACCACCGTCGCCTGGCTGCTCGCCCACGCCGCCGACGTTGGCTGCGGGGCCGCCGAACGCATGGTCACCCCGACGGGCCTGCGCGAGGCCGACGGAGTGTGGCTCACCTCGTCGGTACGCGGCCTGGTCGCGGTGCACACCCTCGACGGTGAGCCGCTGCCGTCCAGCCCGCTCACCCGGACGTTGCAGGAACTGCTCGGCTTCCCGCTGCCATAG
- a CDS encoding DsrE family protein, which produces MLAVMARSLVVKATAGADAPERCAQAFTVAATAAAAGVSVSLWLTGESTWFALPGRAQSFELPHSAPLAELLHVILATGTVTACTQCAARRDIDSGDVIPGVRIAGAAVFVEETMAESAQALVY; this is translated from the coding sequence ATGCTGGCGGTCATGGCCCGCTCTCTCGTCGTCAAGGCCACCGCCGGCGCCGACGCACCGGAACGGTGCGCCCAGGCGTTCACCGTGGCGGCCACCGCAGCAGCCGCCGGGGTGTCCGTCTCCCTCTGGCTTACCGGTGAGTCGACCTGGTTCGCACTGCCCGGCCGGGCGCAGAGCTTCGAACTGCCGCACTCGGCCCCGCTGGCCGAGCTGTTGCATGTGATCCTCGCCACCGGCACGGTGACGGCCTGCACCCAGTGCGCCGCACGCCGGGACATCGACTCCGGCGACGTGATCCCCGGAGTACGGATCGCCGGGGCGGCCGTCTTCGTCGAGGAAACGATGGCCGAGAGCGCGCAGGCGCTCGTCTACTGA
- a CDS encoding alpha/beta hydrolase: protein MTKIQVNGALLAYDEVGSGSPVVLLHAGIADRRMWRDQIAPLATRHRVIALDLRGYGESELPPSAFAHHDDVVGLLDALGLSSAALVGCSFGGAVAIDTALAHPHRVSALALLGTAVSGHEWSEQTNDLWENLVGDVDPEDFAATAAGEVRFWVVGPDREPTDVDPELVAFATSMDERALAAELALSAVDVAELDPPAIGRLAELTMPVLVAAGAADVPDIRHLADRIAAEAPHAVRLPDVPNAAHLLPLEHPTQINPQLLTFLP from the coding sequence GTGACCAAGATCCAGGTAAACGGCGCCCTGCTGGCGTACGACGAGGTCGGCAGCGGATCGCCGGTCGTCCTGCTGCACGCCGGTATCGCAGACCGCCGGATGTGGCGGGACCAGATCGCCCCGCTCGCGACCCGACACCGGGTGATCGCCCTCGACCTGCGCGGGTACGGGGAGTCCGAGCTGCCACCGAGTGCCTTCGCCCACCACGATGACGTGGTGGGCCTGCTCGACGCCCTCGGGCTGTCCTCGGCGGCACTGGTCGGCTGCTCCTTCGGCGGGGCGGTGGCGATCGACACGGCGCTCGCCCACCCGCATCGGGTGAGCGCGCTCGCCCTGCTCGGTACTGCGGTTTCTGGGCACGAGTGGTCGGAGCAGACGAACGACCTGTGGGAGAACCTGGTCGGCGACGTCGACCCGGAGGACTTCGCCGCGACGGCCGCGGGTGAGGTGCGGTTCTGGGTGGTCGGTCCGGACCGCGAACCCACGGACGTCGACCCTGAGCTGGTCGCCTTCGCCACCTCGATGGACGAGCGCGCGCTCGCCGCCGAGTTGGCTCTCAGCGCCGTGGACGTGGCCGAACTCGACCCACCGGCCATCGGGCGACTCGCCGAGCTGACCATGCCCGTGCTGGTCGCGGCAGGCGCCGCGGACGTGCCCGACATCCGCCATCTAGCCGATCGGATCGCGGCCGAGGCACCCCACGCGGTGCGCCTACCCGACGTCCCGAACGCCGCCCACCTGCTCCCCCTGGAACACCCCACCCAGATCAACCCACAACTCCTCACCTTCCTCCCCTGA
- a CDS encoding FABP family protein gives MSASSDDNPLAPPPWLNAPPVEAYPFEESHDLRVGPKLHPALDGLLPYIGVWRGRGRGGFPTIEDFDFAQEIRISHDGRPFLHYESRAWILDEQSRPVRPAGREVGWWRPVLDGDRATDELEALLTTPTGVMELHLGRRKGTQVEFVTDAVVRTSTAKEVTAGHRLFGIVEGALLYAQDMAAVGQPLSPHLSARLIRVAG, from the coding sequence GTGAGTGCGAGCAGTGACGACAACCCGTTGGCGCCGCCGCCCTGGCTGAACGCGCCGCCGGTGGAGGCGTACCCCTTCGAGGAGAGTCACGACCTGCGGGTCGGCCCGAAGCTGCACCCCGCGCTCGACGGCCTGCTGCCGTACATCGGGGTCTGGCGCGGCCGGGGGCGGGGCGGTTTCCCCACCATCGAGGATTTCGACTTCGCCCAGGAGATCCGGATCAGCCACGACGGGCGGCCGTTCCTGCATTACGAGTCGCGGGCGTGGATCCTCGACGAGCAGAGCCGCCCGGTGCGGCCGGCCGGTCGGGAGGTCGGTTGGTGGCGTCCGGTGCTGGACGGCGACCGGGCGACCGACGAGCTGGAGGCCCTGCTGACCACCCCGACCGGGGTGATGGAACTGCACCTCGGCCGGCGGAAGGGCACCCAGGTGGAGTTCGTCACCGACGCGGTGGTGCGCACCTCCACCGCCAAGGAGGTCACCGCTGGTCACCGCCTCTTCGGCATCGTCGAGGGCGCTCTGCTCTACGCGCAGGACATGGCCGCTGTCGGTCAGCCGCTGTCCCCGCATCTGTCCGCCCGCCTCATCCGGGTCGCCGGCTGA
- a CDS encoding WYL domain-containing protein, which produces MRASRLLSLLLLLQTREALTAAELARELEVSERTVYRDVLALSAAGVPIYADRGRAGGYRLLAGYRTRLTGMTRDEAEALFLAGLPGPAGDMGLADAVAAAELKLLAALPPSLRDAPARTGQRFHLDVPGWYRETAPPQWLAELAGAVWRDRVVTLHYRRGEREVTRRVCPYGLVLKSGTWYLVGRVGEDLRTYRVDRVVAVEQHEEGFDRDPGFDLAGHWRTQAEAFLRGMLRAEVTIRLSPAGLRRLRHLAEIPFGYEAAVAAADEPDGQGWVRTRLPVESVEVAYTQLLALGPEVEVIEPPELRSRLAEAATRAAALYSTADDRSADRAAPSG; this is translated from the coding sequence GTGCGGGCGTCGCGGTTGCTATCCCTGCTGCTGCTGTTGCAGACCCGTGAGGCGCTGACGGCGGCGGAGTTGGCGCGCGAGTTGGAGGTGTCCGAGCGGACGGTCTACCGGGACGTGCTCGCGCTCTCCGCCGCCGGGGTGCCGATCTACGCCGACCGGGGGCGGGCCGGCGGCTACCGGCTGCTCGCCGGTTACCGGACCCGGTTGACCGGGATGACCCGGGACGAGGCGGAGGCGCTCTTTTTGGCCGGTCTGCCCGGCCCGGCCGGTGACATGGGACTGGCCGACGCCGTCGCGGCGGCGGAACTGAAGCTTCTCGCGGCGCTACCGCCGAGCCTGCGCGACGCCCCCGCGCGCACCGGCCAGCGGTTCCACCTGGACGTGCCGGGCTGGTACCGCGAGACCGCGCCGCCGCAGTGGTTGGCCGAGCTGGCCGGTGCGGTCTGGCGGGACCGGGTGGTGACGCTCCACTACCGGCGCGGGGAGCGTGAGGTCACCCGCCGGGTCTGCCCGTACGGCCTGGTCCTCAAGAGCGGGACCTGGTATCTGGTGGGTCGGGTCGGCGAGGACCTGCGGACCTACCGGGTGGACCGGGTTGTCGCCGTCGAGCAGCACGAGGAGGGCTTCGACCGGGATCCCGGATTCGACCTGGCCGGCCACTGGCGGACCCAGGCCGAGGCGTTCCTGCGCGGCATGCTGCGGGCCGAGGTGACGATCCGGCTGAGCCCCGCCGGCCTGCGCCGACTCCGCCACCTCGCCGAGATCCCGTTCGGGTACGAGGCGGCGGTCGCCGCGGCGGACGAACCCGACGGGCAGGGCTGGGTGCGGACCCGCCTGCCCGTCGAGTCCGTCGAGGTGGCGTACACCCAACTGCTCGCGCTGGGGCCGGAGGTGGAGGTGATCGAGCCGCCGGAGCTACGGTCGCGGCTGGCCGAGGCGGCGACCAGAGCCGCCGCGCTGTACTCCACCGCCGACGACCGGTCTGCCGACCGGGCGGCACCGTCCGGCTGA
- a CDS encoding SCP2 sterol-binding domain-containing protein, protein MTEATQQFFTTLPARAPEVLRTPVAGTLRIDLSEGHRTEHWLVRMRPGAAEVDQGAEPGDATWYCGVDLFERLVTGRAQAISAVLRNESTFRGDVVLFLAFRLFFPTAPGTRDPREVAREHARWTR, encoded by the coding sequence GTGACCGAGGCCACCCAGCAGTTCTTCACGACCCTGCCGGCCCGCGCCCCGGAAGTCCTCCGTACTCCGGTCGCGGGAACGCTGCGGATCGACCTGTCCGAGGGGCACCGCACCGAACACTGGCTGGTCCGGATGCGGCCCGGCGCGGCCGAGGTCGACCAGGGGGCGGAGCCGGGCGACGCGACCTGGTACTGCGGTGTCGATCTCTTCGAACGACTGGTCACCGGACGCGCGCAGGCCATCTCCGCGGTGCTTCGCAACGAGAGCACCTTTCGCGGCGACGTGGTGCTGTTTCTCGCCTTCCGCCTGTTCTTCCCGACCGCACCCGGCACCCGTGATCCGCGCGAGGTCGCCCGCGAGCACGCCAGGTGGACCCGGTGA
- a CDS encoding asparaginase, whose translation MGKTYEGGVPLAEVVRSGFVEGVHRGSVVVLDSAGTPLAAAGDVTSPIFPRSSNKPMQAIGMLRAGLSLPEPADLAIVSASHAGEEFHLARVAGLLAGAGLGEDALHCPPDLPAGDLARMTVLRAGGGPARIQMNCSGKHAGMLLTCRAAGWPMEGYWRIDHPLQRRLRETVEEFTGEEAVAVGVDGCGAPVLSASLTGLATAYLRLVAAEGDTGAGLVADAMRAHPEVVGGTQADDTRLMRGVPGLLAKIGAEGVIAAALPGVGAVALKIDDGAGRARMPVLVSALRRLGIAAPVLTEFAELPLFGGTLPVGATRPLW comes from the coding sequence GTGGGAAAGACGTACGAGGGCGGCGTACCGCTCGCCGAGGTGGTCCGGTCCGGTTTCGTGGAGGGCGTGCACCGTGGCTCGGTGGTGGTGCTCGACAGCGCCGGTACGCCGCTGGCCGCCGCTGGCGACGTCACCTCGCCGATCTTTCCGCGCTCGTCGAACAAGCCGATGCAGGCGATCGGGATGCTCCGCGCCGGGCTGTCGCTTCCCGAGCCGGCCGACCTGGCCATCGTCTCGGCCAGCCATGCGGGGGAGGAGTTCCACCTGGCCCGGGTCGCCGGGCTGCTCGCGGGTGCCGGGCTCGGCGAGGACGCCCTGCATTGCCCGCCGGACCTGCCGGCGGGCGATCTCGCACGGATGACGGTGCTGCGGGCCGGGGGCGGTCCGGCGCGGATCCAGATGAACTGCTCCGGCAAGCACGCCGGGATGCTGCTGACCTGCCGTGCCGCCGGCTGGCCGATGGAGGGCTACTGGCGGATCGACCACCCCCTCCAGCGGCGGCTGCGCGAGACGGTGGAGGAGTTCACCGGCGAGGAGGCGGTGGCCGTCGGCGTCGACGGCTGCGGCGCCCCGGTGCTGTCCGCGTCGTTGACCGGACTGGCCACGGCGTACCTGCGGTTGGTCGCGGCCGAGGGCGACACCGGCGCGGGTCTGGTGGCTGACGCGATGCGGGCCCACCCGGAGGTGGTCGGCGGTACGCAGGCGGACGACACCCGGCTGATGCGTGGCGTACCCGGGCTGCTGGCGAAGATCGGCGCGGAGGGTGTCATCGCCGCGGCCCTGCCCGGCGTCGGTGCCGTGGCGTTGAAAATCGACGACGGCGCCGGGCGGGCCCGGATGCCGGTCCTGGTCTCGGCCCTGCGCCGACTCGGCATCGCAGCGCCGGTCCTGACGGAGTTCGCCGAGCTGCCGCTCTTCGGCGGCACCCTCCCCGTAGGCGCCACCCGCCCCCTCTGGTAA
- a CDS encoding DUF2516 family protein, whose translation MANAAPIFVFDVRYVIELILFVFALIVQGVALVHAVTQRSDAFPAIGTLPKGGWIAIMAVTLLLTLLTRSTLSIFGLIGVAAALIYLLDVRVGLRDLGDNRGSW comes from the coding sequence ATGGCCAACGCCGCGCCGATCTTCGTCTTCGACGTCCGCTACGTGATCGAGCTGATCCTGTTCGTCTTCGCACTTATCGTGCAGGGGGTGGCTCTCGTGCACGCCGTCACGCAACGCTCCGATGCCTTCCCGGCCATCGGGACCTTGCCGAAGGGCGGCTGGATCGCGATCATGGCGGTCACGCTCCTGCTCACCCTGCTCACCCGCTCCACCCTCAGCATCTTCGGGCTGATCGGGGTGGCGGCGGCGCTGATCTACCTGCTCGACGTCCGGGTCGGGCTACGTGACCTCGGCGACAACAGAGGGTCCTGGTGA
- a CDS encoding 3-keto-5-aminohexanoate cleavage protein, whose amino-acid sequence MTTGTLITVAPTGAESAKSEVPALPVTLDELLLTAKECEALGASVIHVHIRDDQARPTLDPGRLRATVAALRESTDLIVQLSTGGAVTDPEADRLAVLDAAPDMASCTMGTVNFGDEVFLNRWEFVVDLHTRMQERGIVPEYEIFDLGHLSALQRLLGKYGLPHGGHVHVDFVMGVPGGMPGTTATLVAAQQMLRDLPEGTTFSATGIGRTSLPVLLAALSAGGHLRVGMEDTVTYAKGRPVESNMQLVARAVGFAQLAQRPPLNTVQARELLGL is encoded by the coding sequence ATGACGACAGGGACGTTGATCACGGTTGCCCCCACCGGTGCGGAGTCGGCGAAGTCGGAGGTGCCGGCGCTGCCGGTGACCCTCGACGAGCTGCTGCTCACCGCCAAGGAGTGCGAGGCGCTGGGTGCCTCCGTGATCCACGTGCACATTCGCGACGACCAGGCCCGGCCTACCCTGGACCCGGGACGGCTGCGGGCGACCGTGGCGGCGCTGCGGGAGAGCACCGACCTGATCGTGCAGCTGTCCACCGGCGGCGCGGTCACCGACCCGGAGGCCGACCGGCTCGCCGTGCTGGACGCGGCCCCGGACATGGCCTCCTGCACCATGGGTACTGTCAACTTCGGCGACGAGGTGTTCCTCAACCGCTGGGAGTTCGTCGTCGACCTGCACACCCGGATGCAGGAGCGGGGCATCGTGCCGGAGTACGAGATCTTCGACCTCGGCCACCTCAGCGCCCTCCAGCGCCTGCTTGGGAAGTACGGCCTGCCGCACGGTGGCCACGTCCACGTCGACTTCGTGATGGGTGTGCCGGGAGGCATGCCCGGAACCACGGCGACGCTCGTGGCGGCCCAGCAGATGCTCCGGGATCTGCCGGAGGGCACCACGTTCTCGGCTACCGGCATCGGCCGGACCAGCCTTCCGGTGCTGCTCGCCGCGCTCTCGGCCGGCGGTCACCTGCGGGTCGGAATGGAGGACACGGTCACGTACGCCAAGGGCCGTCCGGTGGAGTCGAACATGCAACTGGTCGCGCGTGCGGTCGGCTTCGCCCAACTCGCGCAGCGCCCGCCGCTGAACACCGTCCAGGCCCGTGAGCTGCTCGGCCTGTAA
- a CDS encoding Fur family transcriptional regulator produces MSESSLAELLRARGLRLTAQRQLILQAVLDLGHATPEQVHTAVREVAAGVNITTIYRTLELLERLGLVTHTHLSHGSPTYHAAGEDQHVHLVCRECGAIDEMDPELMRPLSDQLAGERGFRVDIGHVSFFGLCARCGDGEQT; encoded by the coding sequence GTGTCCGAATCATCCCTCGCGGAACTGCTCCGCGCCCGTGGGCTGCGGCTGACGGCGCAACGACAGCTGATCCTCCAGGCGGTGCTGGATCTGGGGCACGCCACCCCTGAGCAGGTGCACACCGCTGTACGCGAGGTCGCCGCCGGGGTCAACATCACCACCATCTACCGCACGCTGGAGCTGCTGGAGCGGCTCGGCCTGGTCACCCACACCCACCTCTCGCACGGGTCGCCGACCTACCACGCCGCTGGTGAGGATCAGCACGTGCACCTGGTCTGCCGCGAGTGCGGCGCGATCGACGAGATGGATCCGGAACTGATGCGTCCGCTCTCCGACCAACTGGCCGGGGAACGGGGCTTCCGGGTGGACATCGGGCACGTCTCCTTCTTCGGCTTGTGCGCGCGGTGCGGAGACGGGGAACAGACATGA
- a CDS encoding folate-binding protein, with amino-acid sequence MIDIAGAVAVESIDEASRDQPEPAHAAAGVRGVAAHYGDPMREQRQLDTEVGLVDRSHRGVVAVPGVERISWLHTLTTQHLAELGPWQGTELLVLSPHGHVEQHAMVAEDGDTTWLDTEPGATTGLLTYLEKMRFFSQVDPRDATVEHALLSLVGPKAAEAVALLDVPPLAEPDVVGLPGPKFRSGELPPRPTARYDVQPLPQGGWARRGPLGVDLLVPRPAMDQVVTRLRENGVPPVGLWAYEAVRVAARRPRVGVDTDHRTIPAEANLIAPAVHLDKGCYRGQETVARVHNMGRPPRRLVLLHLDGVSTDQLPVAGTPVTGDGRTVGFVGTAVLHHELGQVALAVVKRSVPDDAALRVGDSAAAIDPS; translated from the coding sequence ATGATCGACATCGCGGGCGCGGTGGCCGTGGAAAGTATCGACGAGGCCAGCCGGGACCAGCCGGAGCCGGCGCACGCCGCAGCCGGGGTGCGGGGCGTGGCCGCGCACTACGGCGACCCGATGCGCGAGCAGCGCCAGTTGGACACCGAGGTCGGCCTGGTCGACAGGTCCCACCGGGGCGTCGTCGCGGTGCCGGGAGTGGAGCGCATCTCCTGGCTGCACACCCTCACCACCCAGCACCTGGCCGAGCTGGGCCCGTGGCAGGGCACCGAACTCCTCGTGCTCTCACCGCACGGCCATGTCGAGCAGCACGCCATGGTGGCCGAGGACGGTGACACCACCTGGCTCGACACCGAGCCGGGAGCGACCACGGGGCTGCTGACCTACCTGGAGAAGATGCGATTTTTCAGCCAGGTCGACCCCCGTGACGCCACCGTTGAGCACGCGCTGCTGTCGCTGGTCGGGCCGAAGGCCGCCGAAGCGGTGGCCCTGCTCGACGTGCCGCCGCTCGCCGAGCCGGACGTGGTGGGGCTGCCCGGTCCGAAGTTCCGGTCCGGTGAGCTGCCGCCCCGCCCGACCGCCCGCTACGACGTGCAGCCGCTGCCGCAGGGTGGCTGGGCCCGGCGCGGTCCGCTCGGTGTGGACCTGCTGGTTCCCCGGCCCGCGATGGACCAGGTGGTCACGCGGCTGCGGGAGAACGGCGTGCCCCCGGTCGGGCTGTGGGCGTACGAGGCGGTTCGGGTGGCTGCCCGGCGGCCCCGGGTCGGTGTCGACACCGATCATCGGACGATCCCCGCCGAGGCGAACCTGATCGCCCCGGCCGTGCATCTCGACAAGGGCTGCTACCGGGGGCAGGAGACGGTCGCCCGGGTGCACAACATGGGTCGTCCGCCACGCCGGTTGGTGCTGCTACACCTCGACGGGGTGTCCACCGACCAGTTGCCGGTCGCCGGTACCCCGGTGACCGGGGACGGCCGCACGGTCGGTTTCGTCGGCACGGCGGTGCTTCATCACGAGCTGGGGCAGGTCGCGCTCGCGGTGGTCAAACGTTCGGTGCCCGACGATGCCGCGCTCCGCGTCGGCGACAGCGCCGCCGCCATCGACCCCTCGTAG
- a CDS encoding alpha/beta hydrolase — protein sequence MRAFRWPPPPDGGPRTWGPGPGAPRTGRPPLPDPETELVATPHGVRLERLVTGVGDPVTVFAHGLANGIATTRPFGSGVTGRRVFFQFRGHGRSDAPDRPWSYLDLARDLRAMADLSGATRAFGASLGAGALCRLLAQSPERFERLVFFLPAALDQPRGPVASARLSELLSAVESGDASAVAEAVSTELPPAVRNTPAGWAYLRQRLDHLLRDGLAAGLIDLPQQAPLPDAGVLARVTAPALVIAAEGDDLHPVEVAEQLAATLPRATLHRYDRPGVLWTERADLRSRISDFLNG from the coding sequence GTGAGAGCTTTCCGCTGGCCACCACCACCGGACGGCGGGCCACGCACCTGGGGACCCGGCCCGGGTGCCCCGCGGACCGGCCGACCGCCGCTACCCGATCCGGAAACGGAACTGGTTGCCACCCCGCACGGCGTACGCCTGGAGCGGCTCGTCACCGGCGTCGGTGACCCGGTCACCGTCTTCGCGCACGGGTTGGCCAACGGCATCGCCACCACCCGACCCTTCGGCAGCGGTGTCACAGGTCGTCGAGTCTTCTTCCAGTTCCGTGGTCACGGCCGCTCCGACGCTCCCGACAGGCCGTGGAGCTACCTGGACCTGGCCCGCGACCTACGGGCGATGGCTGACCTCAGCGGTGCGACGCGCGCCTTCGGGGCCAGCCTGGGCGCCGGTGCGTTGTGCCGCCTGCTCGCCCAGAGCCCGGAACGGTTCGAGCGGCTCGTCTTTTTCCTTCCCGCCGCGCTCGACCAGCCGCGCGGACCGGTCGCCTCGGCGCGGCTGAGCGAGTTGCTGTCGGCCGTGGAGAGCGGCGACGCCTCGGCGGTGGCGGAAGCCGTCTCCACCGAGCTGCCGCCGGCCGTACGCAACACGCCGGCCGGCTGGGCATACCTGCGGCAACGGCTGGATCATCTGCTGCGCGACGGCCTCGCCGCCGGGCTGATCGATCTGCCGCAGCAGGCGCCGCTGCCCGATGCCGGCGTGCTCGCCCGGGTGACCGCGCCGGCACTGGTCATCGCCGCCGAGGGCGACGACCTGCACCCGGTGGAGGTGGCCGAACAACTCGCCGCCACCCTGCCCCGAGCCACCCTGCACCGCTACGACCGCCCCGGTGTCCTCTGGACGGAGCGCGCCGACCTACGCAGCCGGATCTCCGACTTCCTCAACGGCTAG
- the mtfM gene encoding small membrane protein MtfM, with translation MVTEIGFVSLLVAGLGALAGGLVYLAVRISRGKW, from the coding sequence ATGGTCACCGAGATCGGGTTCGTCAGCCTGCTGGTCGCCGGCCTGGGCGCGCTCGCCGGTGGCCTGGTCTACCTGGCGGTACGCATATCGAGAGGCAAGTGGTGA